A section of the Nitrososphaerales archaeon genome encodes:
- a CDS encoding Zn-ribbon domain-containing OB-fold protein has product MSGRDASVKSFYEFIKEGKLMATRCLRCGYINLPPRQICQACNSKDWEWFQLKGKGKLETYTIIYTPPNKFKELAPYIVGIVRLAEGPAITAIIKSKLDEVKIGLDLVADYMDYKGEKILCFKVEGSVS; this is encoded by the coding sequence ATGAGTGGACGAGATGCGAGCGTTAAATCATTTTATGAATTTATCAAAGAGGGAAAATTGATGGCTACTAGATGCTTAAGGTGTGGGTACATCAACCTCCCTCCAAGGCAGATCTGCCAGGCGTGTAATTCAAAGGATTGGGAATGGTTTCAGCTTAAAGGCAAAGGTAAACTTGAGACCTATACCATCATCTATACACCACCAAATAAGTTTAAGGAGTTAGCACCATACATAGTTGGAATCGTCAGATTGGCTGAAGGGCCAGCCATCACAGCTATAATCAAGAGCAAATTGGATGAAGTTAAGATAGGTTTAGACTTGGTAGCCGATTATATGGACTATAAAGGTGAAAAGATATTATGTTTTAAAGTTGAAGGGAGTGTTTCTTGA
- a CDS encoding thiolase domain-containing protein, producing MNVAVIGVGMTKFGRHEDKGTRELFVEAASKAIEDAKISPKDIQAAFIGCLSAEWWEHQSHLGSLYADWLGINTIPATRVESACASSGAALRCGVLAVASGLHDIVLVGGVEKMYSGPRKISDTAYTTEGLALAADEAYEQAQGLTFPGLYALIATAHMHKYGTKKEQLSKIAVKNHKNAAKNPLAHFQKEITLEEAMNARMIAYPLNLYDCCPISDGAAAAILCRADLARRFTDTLIYIIASAQASDTIALHNRQSYTSLRSARVAAQEAYKMAKIEPKDVDIAEVHDCFTIAELIAYEDLGFCKPGEGGKLIDEGEVEVGGRIPVNTDGGLKAKGHPVGATGVAMIHEIVKQLRGEAVNQVKAEIGLAHNVGGSGGSCTVHILKRVS from the coding sequence TTGAATGTTGCTGTGATCGGTGTAGGTATGACAAAGTTTGGTAGGCATGAGGATAAAGGTACAAGAGAACTTTTTGTAGAAGCAGCTTCTAAAGCGATAGAGGATGCAAAGATATCACCGAAAGATATTCAAGCGGCCTTTATTGGGTGCCTCTCTGCCGAATGGTGGGAGCATCAGAGCCACCTCGGTTCGCTCTATGCAGACTGGTTAGGCATCAACACAATTCCAGCGACGAGGGTTGAGAGTGCTTGTGCTTCCTCTGGTGCTGCATTAAGGTGTGGAGTTTTGGCTGTAGCATCGGGTTTACATGATATCGTATTGGTCGGTGGTGTTGAAAAGATGTATAGCGGGCCCAGAAAGATCTCCGATACTGCGTATACAACAGAGGGTTTAGCACTTGCTGCCGATGAAGCTTACGAGCAGGCCCAGGGCTTGACATTCCCGGGCCTTTACGCATTGATAGCAACAGCACATATGCACAAGTATGGAACTAAAAAGGAACAATTATCAAAGATAGCGGTTAAGAACCATAAGAATGCTGCTAAGAATCCATTGGCCCACTTTCAAAAGGAGATCACTTTAGAAGAGGCCATGAATGCGAGGATGATTGCGTACCCTCTAAATCTATACGACTGCTGCCCGATATCTGATGGGGCTGCGGCCGCGATTTTATGTAGAGCAGATTTGGCAAGAAGATTTACAGATACACTCATCTACATTATCGCATCAGCCCAAGCCAGTGACACGATAGCTCTACACAACCGTCAAAGTTATACAAGTTTAAGATCGGCGAGAGTGGCAGCTCAAGAAGCATATAAGATGGCGAAGATCGAGCCTAAAGATGTAGATATCGCTGAGGTGCATGATTGCTTTACTATTGCTGAATTGATAGCTTATGAAGATCTCGGCTTTTGTAAACCTGGAGAAGGTGGAAAATTGATAGACGAGGGTGAGGTTGAGGTTGGAGGGAGGATACCTGTGAATACGGATGGAGGGTTAAAGGCGAAGGGCCATCCAGTGGGTGCTACAGGTGTAGCAATGATTCATGAGATTGTTAAGCAATTAAGAGGGGAGGCTGTGAACCAAGTGAAGGCAGAGATCGGGTTGGCACATAATGTGGGTGGTTCTGGAGGTAGTTGTACTGTACACATACTCAAAAGGGTGAGTTAG
- a CDS encoding CBS domain-containing protein, which yields MSLRIGKLLGVPVKLHFTLVLAVLLIVWTLAVGYLPSEYPGLSVMTYYLIGVISAFILFTSVLLHELAHSYVAKKNGLPVRRIVLFIFGGVAEIEEEPKEARVEFKMALAGPLTSFAIGLILWILHYPLSVFGVVAIASLRYGAYINLLLGAFNLLPAFPLDGGRILRAMIWYRKKDLLQATKIATKFGVFFSYIFIFSGFLFIIGGSFIGGLWFILIGWFLRNGAEASYRQTIVSEALADVLIKDIMTRDVHTVDPDLPIKDIIETHFMKYKHGGFPVVKDSKLIGLITLEDIKKVPREKWQETRVSDVMTHCEKLKCASPNETAADALIKMSKFNIGRLPVQEDGRLVGIITRSDIMYAIRIKTELEGRI from the coding sequence TTGTCTTTAAGAATTGGGAAACTTTTAGGGGTTCCAGTAAAACTTCACTTTACATTAGTCCTTGCGGTACTACTTATCGTATGGACACTTGCTGTAGGTTATTTACCTTCGGAGTATCCCGGACTATCCGTAATGACATACTATTTGATTGGTGTAATAAGCGCCTTTATACTCTTTACCTCTGTTTTACTCCATGAACTAGCACATTCCTACGTGGCTAAGAAGAATGGCTTACCGGTAAGGCGTATAGTTCTATTCATCTTTGGCGGCGTAGCAGAAATTGAAGAGGAGCCGAAAGAGGCGAGGGTAGAATTTAAGATGGCTTTGGCTGGGCCATTAACGAGTTTTGCGATCGGGCTGATTTTATGGATTCTACATTACCCATTAAGTGTATTTGGAGTTGTGGCGATCGCATCGTTAAGGTATGGCGCATACATCAACTTACTCCTAGGTGCCTTTAACTTACTCCCCGCTTTCCCCCTCGATGGTGGGCGAATCTTAAGGGCAATGATCTGGTATCGGAAGAAGGATCTGTTACAGGCAACGAAGATCGCTACAAAGTTCGGAGTCTTCTTCTCTTATATCTTCATCTTCTCAGGTTTTCTCTTCATAATCGGGGGTAGTTTTATTGGAGGTCTGTGGTTTATCCTGATCGGTTGGTTCCTAAGGAATGGTGCAGAAGCGAGCTACAGACAGACGATCGTGAGTGAAGCATTAGCAGATGTCTTGATCAAAGATATAATGACTAGAGATGTTCATACCGTCGATCCCGATCTGCCGATTAAGGATATCATAGAGACCCACTTTATGAAGTATAAACATGGAGGTTTCCCTGTGGTAAAAGATTCTAAATTGATCGGGCTCATCACACTTGAAGATATAAAGAAGGTTCCTAGAGAAAAGTGGCAAGAAACTAGAGTGAGTGATGTTATGACTCATTGTGAAAAGCTCAAGTGTGCAAGCCCTAACGAAACTGCTGCAGATGCCCTCATAAAGATGTCGAAGTTCAACATAGGCCGCCTTCCAGTCCAAGAGGATGGAAGACTTGTTGGAATAATCACCCGTAGTGATATAATGTACGCTATTCGAATCAAAACAGAATTGGAGGGAAGGATATAA
- a CDS encoding NAD(P)H-dependent oxidoreductase, whose protein sequence is MIEDQITVLGFAGSLRKGSYNKALLRNAAELMPKNAKLEIFDIEGIPLYNQDLEDDMPAKVKEFKERIKRADAILIVTPEYNYSFPGVLKNAIDWASRPYGDNSFEGKPVAIMSVSVGTFGGARAQYHLRQVLVALNMYPINRPEVMVPLAEEKFDEKLKLIDEKTRKKVRELLENLVEMARRMKSSKE, encoded by the coding sequence ATGATCGAAGATCAGATCACAGTTTTAGGATTTGCTGGAAGCTTAAGAAAGGGCTCTTATAATAAGGCGCTGTTACGTAATGCTGCGGAATTGATGCCAAAGAATGCCAAATTAGAGATCTTTGATATTGAAGGGATTCCTCTTTACAATCAGGATCTTGAAGATGATATGCCAGCCAAAGTTAAAGAATTTAAAGAAAGGATAAAGAGGGCAGATGCGATCCTTATCGTAACACCAGAATACAACTATTCTTTCCCGGGAGTACTGAAAAATGCCATCGATTGGGCTTCCAGACCTTATGGAGATAATTCTTTCGAGGGTAAGCCCGTAGCAATAATGAGTGTATCTGTCGGAACTTTTGGAGGGGCGCGCGCCCAGTACCACCTTAGGCAGGTTTTAGTAGCCTTGAATATGTATCCAATAAATAGGCCTGAAGTCATGGTCCCATTAGCTGAAGAAAAGTTTGATGAAAAATTAAAGTTGATCGATGAAAAGACGAGAAAGAAGGTTCGAGAGTTGTTAGAAAACCTTGTCGAGATGGCGAGGAGGATGAAGAGTTCGAAGGAATGA
- a CDS encoding VIT1/CCC1 transporter family protein, producing MLNKEVEESLLMAQKSEITEHFIYKKLARSLKGPNKGILERISNDELRHYEFWSTYTKKDTKPNRIKVLMYLLISKIFGITFGMKIMEKGEEKAQENYKKISNFVPDAKDIMKDEYEHEAQLMNLIDEDRLKYVSSIVLGINDALVELTGALAGFTFAFQNSRLIAIIGFITGLAASLSMVASEYLSIKSEGSDKEPFKAALYTGIAFILTVLFLISPYVILTNVYICLGLTLIFAIIIISLFTFYISITKNLSFKKRFLEMVIISLGITCVIFIIGFLVRIFLNIEV from the coding sequence ATGTTAAATAAAGAGGTTGAAGAATCGCTCTTAATGGCGCAGAAGAGTGAAATTACTGAACATTTTATCTATAAGAAGTTAGCAAGATCCTTGAAAGGGCCTAATAAGGGGATCTTGGAGCGCATTTCGAATGATGAGCTTAGACATTACGAGTTTTGGAGCACATATACGAAAAAGGATACAAAGCCAAATAGAATCAAAGTTTTGATGTATCTTTTAATCTCAAAGATCTTTGGAATAACCTTCGGGATGAAGATTATGGAAAAGGGTGAAGAGAAGGCTCAGGAAAATTATAAGAAAATATCCAATTTTGTACCAGATGCGAAGGATATCATGAAGGATGAATATGAGCATGAAGCACAACTTATGAATCTGATCGATGAAGATAGGCTGAAGTACGTCAGCTCCATAGTCTTGGGCATAAACGATGCACTTGTGGAACTTACAGGTGCTTTGGCAGGGTTTACATTCGCTTTTCAAAATTCCCGATTAATTGCTATTATAGGATTTATCACCGGGTTGGCAGCTTCACTATCGATGGTCGCATCTGAATATCTATCGATCAAATCGGAAGGTAGCGATAAAGAACCCTTTAAAGCGGCATTGTATACAGGGATCGCCTTTATCCTTACCGTTTTATTCTTAATATCTCCATACGTTATTCTTACAAATGTCTATATCTGTCTCGGTTTAACACTGATCTTTGCGATCATCATCATTTCCTTATTCACCTTCTATATTTCGATTACAAAAAACCTATCCTTTAAGAAGAGGTTTTTAGAAATGGTGATCATCAGCCTTGGGATAACCTGTGTAATATTCATCATCGGATTTCTCGTAAGGATCTTTTTAAATATAGAAGTATAG
- the dph5 gene encoding diphthine synthase: MCPLTFVGLGLRGVESLTLEGLDTIKVADVVYLEVYTNPLSESSIDNIQRFLNREVKVVKREFVEDGRAIIDQAKIYNVVLISMGDPMIATTHMDLRVRAEMNGVKTRVIHNSSILTALPGETGLHTYKFGKVVTMTRSASTPITTVYQTIYNNLLMGLHTIVLLEYDYYSNFFLKPQDALRSLLQMEDILKQNIFDRDTFVIVASRIGNPDQNILAGRLDDLLRKDFGNPPHTLIIPGELHFTEKEALKILLKLKDDEIIDNSTKVRRMAVSMVNRYVEKARTALKKAMDKCAKRSDERFKLLFENVACYLSDSIRFLNEGKFELAILSVGYAEGLLDSLRFTGQLEIEW, translated from the coding sequence ATGTGTCCATTAACCTTTGTAGGCTTAGGGTTGCGGGGTGTTGAGAGCCTTACTTTAGAAGGTTTGGATACCATAAAGGTGGCTGATGTGGTATATCTGGAGGTCTATACGAATCCGTTGAGCGAATCATCGATCGATAATATTCAGAGATTCTTGAATAGAGAGGTTAAAGTTGTAAAGAGGGAGTTTGTAGAAGATGGTAGGGCAATAATCGATCAGGCCAAGATCTATAATGTGGTGTTGATCTCGATGGGGGATCCGATGATCGCTACTACACACATGGATTTAAGGGTGAGGGCCGAGATGAACGGTGTAAAGACACGTGTTATACACAATTCATCGATCTTGACCGCGCTACCTGGTGAGACAGGTTTACATACTTACAAATTTGGAAAGGTCGTGACTATGACGAGAAGCGCATCCACACCGATAACTACAGTCTATCAAACGATTTATAACAATCTTTTGATGGGGCTACATACAATCGTATTACTCGAATACGATTATTATTCAAACTTCTTCCTTAAACCTCAAGATGCATTAAGAAGCCTTTTGCAGATGGAGGATATCCTTAAACAGAATATATTCGATCGAGACACATTCGTTATAGTAGCCTCGAGGATCGGTAATCCAGATCAAAATATCTTGGCTGGAAGGCTCGATGACCTATTAAGAAAGGATTTTGGAAACCCACCTCATACACTGATAATTCCAGGGGAGTTGCACTTTACAGAGAAGGAGGCCCTAAAGATCTTATTGAAGTTAAAGGATGATGAGATCATCGACAATTCTACGAAGGTCCGTCGAATGGCTGTATCTATGGTAAATAGATACGTGGAGAAAGCAAGAACCGCTTTAAAGAAGGCTATGGATAAATGTGCGAAGAGATCTGATGAGCGTTTTAAACTACTCTTTGAGAATGTAGCGTGCTACCTTTCAGACTCGATCCGTTTCCTCAATGAAGGGAAGTTTGAGTTGGCCATTCTAAGTGTAGGTTATGCTGAAGGTCTGCTCGATTCATTAAGGTTCACTGGACAGTTAGAGATCGAATGGTAG
- a CDS encoding adenylyltransferase/cytidyltransferase family protein: protein MVVTINIRVDKFHKAAVVEMEMKTNGLTQSQRRILGRIYCNSIAGYVNRVEYLAEQLSYDVNYLEVLCKDLVDRGLIVEVNGEYRLTDKGRSSIVVVFTGGVFDIIHPGHIYTLESSKNLGDVLVVSVARDKTVIESKGRSPVNHEKERVKLVNSLKYVDLALLGSEKDIFEIVTQVKPDIITVGYDQKHDERVLIEELRKRGIIVKVVRLTTPMPDIKSSKIKKDVEVMKSF from the coding sequence ATGGTAGTAACCATAAATATTAGGGTTGATAAATTCCATAAAGCTGCCGTGGTGGAGATGGAGATGAAGACCAATGGCCTCACACAATCCCAAAGAAGGATCCTCGGTAGAATCTATTGTAACAGTATTGCTGGATATGTAAATAGAGTTGAGTATTTGGCCGAACAACTCTCTTATGATGTTAACTATTTAGAGGTACTTTGTAAAGATTTGGTGGATAGGGGGTTGATTGTAGAGGTAAATGGGGAGTATCGACTCACCGATAAAGGTAGATCCTCGATCGTAGTGGTATTCACAGGGGGTGTCTTCGATATAATTCATCCTGGCCATATATATACGTTGGAATCATCGAAGAATCTGGGTGATGTGTTGGTAGTATCGGTAGCAAGGGATAAGACGGTTATAGAGAGTAAGGGTAGAAGCCCGGTAAATCATGAGAAAGAAAGGGTAAAGCTGGTAAATTCTTTAAAATATGTAGATTTGGCCCTTCTGGGTAGTGAAAAGGATATCTTTGAGATAGTTACTCAGGTCAAACCGGATATCATCACCGTAGGTTATGACCAGAAGCATGATGAAAGGGTCTTGATCGAAGAGTTGCGTAAAAGAGGTATAATCGTAAAAGTAGTAAGATTGACCACACCGATGCCCGATATAAAGAGTTCAAAGATCAAGAAGGATGTGGAAGTTATGAAGAGCTTTTGA
- a CDS encoding CTP-dependent riboflavin kinase yields the protein MKSVKPTHFLTLLELLLLGAKDQAIRLSTIELAKRLERSQQAASKYLCELEKVGYIIRMKSGKERYVKLTDKGIEALLSIYSSMRSILEATPKVFEFKGCVFSGLREGAYYISLEGYRRQFIQKLGFDPYPGTLNVRLTSAADRELKRELSRYQGIAIEGFEDKHRTYGGAKCFPALINDSLKCAVVLSERTHYDDSVIEIIAPISIRKELHLKDGDLVRVKVYSTSVDWFKSSS from the coding sequence TTGAAATCGGTCAAACCGACACACTTCTTAACACTCCTCGAATTGCTTTTATTAGGTGCGAAGGATCAGGCGATTCGATTGAGCACTATCGAATTGGCAAAGAGGTTGGAAAGGTCTCAACAGGCAGCTTCGAAGTACCTTTGTGAGCTGGAAAAGGTTGGTTACATTATTAGGATGAAGAGCGGTAAGGAAAGATATGTGAAGCTCACCGATAAGGGTATCGAAGCGCTTCTTTCTATATACTCATCGATGAGAAGTATTTTAGAAGCGACGCCCAAGGTCTTTGAGTTTAAAGGATGTGTATTCTCAGGACTTCGTGAAGGAGCATACTATATCTCGCTCGAAGGTTATCGACGCCAATTTATTCAAAAGCTCGGCTTCGACCCCTATCCCGGCACATTAAATGTAAGATTGACCTCTGCTGCCGATCGAGAATTAAAGCGTGAATTGAGTCGATATCAAGGTATTGCTATAGAGGGATTTGAGGATAAGCATAGAACCTACGGTGGTGCGAAATGCTTCCCAGCACTCATCAACGATTCATTGAAGTGTGCAGTAGTACTTTCGGAGAGGACTCATTACGATGATTCTGTGATCGAAATAATCGCACCCATTTCAATTCGAAAGGAGCTTCATCTTAAAGATGGTGATCTAGTCAGGGTCAAGGTTTATTCTACAAGCGTCGATTGGTTCAAAAGCTCTTCATAA
- a CDS encoding endonuclease V: protein MNIRNAMNHKGLCDKATLNFLSRVQEVIARCVKLTPLSIEEVENICGLDVAYSNEMACAASVVWNNYKKEVVEVSTYIAQPCFPYIPGYLFMREAPLMIESLNRLKKLPDLLLVDGHGLAHPRKAGLAVFIGVLMDKPTLGVAKSLLIGKVGKYSGNLAPIIVDGLKVGYVVKSEGAKPYYVSPGHRVTVKDILKFIRYIGVDYPKVLKEAHRISKEGLRKV from the coding sequence ATGAATATAAGGAACGCTATGAACCATAAGGGTTTATGTGATAAAGCTACACTTAACTTCCTCAGCAGAGTTCAAGAAGTAATCGCCAGATGTGTGAAGCTTACACCTTTATCGATCGAAGAGGTTGAAAATATCTGTGGATTGGATGTAGCGTATAGCAACGAAATGGCCTGTGCAGCTTCAGTAGTTTGGAATAACTATAAGAAGGAAGTCGTAGAAGTATCAACGTATATCGCCCAACCTTGCTTTCCTTACATCCCTGGCTATTTATTTATGCGTGAAGCACCTTTGATGATCGAATCTCTGAATAGATTGAAGAAACTTCCAGACCTTTTACTCGTTGATGGTCATGGTTTAGCACATCCAAGAAAGGCTGGACTCGCGGTCTTCATCGGCGTATTGATGGATAAGCCCACATTAGGTGTAGCGAAGTCACTCCTCATAGGTAAGGTAGGTAAGTATAGTGGAAATCTTGCACCTATAATTGTAGATGGTTTGAAGGTAGGATACGTTGTGAAGAGTGAGGGGGCTAAACCATACTATGTAAGCCCTGGCCATAGAGTAACGGTAAAAGATATCTTAAAGTTTATACGATATATTGGGGTCGATTACCCTAAAGTACTTAAGGAAGCGCATAGGATCTCTAAGGAAGGTTTGAGAAAGGTTTGA
- a CDS encoding RNA-binding protein: MSLKEVEKSLKVISRQLNRTVKMRDKLIRDLGEPISLSSRAIVNIHTHRPREAENNLKLVEDKLKVLRKVAKGNFSQYLIQPEGEYVEAITIYSIVSKKTIPSHKTLNVNGISYILGLLDAIGELRRLIYDRIREEKNHEALELFTIMEQLYTLLSPFAIYEHVAKGVRKKLDVARILVEETRSAITEEVRRSQILTSIDRLLKAISKEDEYKERYEP, encoded by the coding sequence ATGAGCCTAAAAGAAGTGGAGAAGTCGTTAAAGGTCATTTCACGCCAATTAAATCGAACGGTAAAGATGCGAGATAAATTAATTAGAGATTTGGGAGAGCCGATTTCTCTCTCATCAAGAGCTATAGTCAATATACATACTCATAGACCGAGAGAGGCTGAGAATAATCTTAAGTTGGTGGAGGATAAGTTAAAGGTATTGAGGAAGGTCGCTAAAGGTAATTTTAGCCAATACCTTATCCAACCGGAGGGAGAGTACGTTGAAGCTATTACTATATACTCCATCGTATCAAAAAAGACGATACCTTCTCATAAAACTCTCAATGTAAATGGCATATCGTACATCTTAGGCTTACTCGATGCGATAGGCGAATTAAGGAGGTTGATTTATGACAGGATCAGAGAGGAGAAGAATCATGAAGCACTCGAGCTATTCACTATAATGGAGCAACTCTACACACTATTATCACCTTTCGCAATATATGAGCATGTAGCAAAGGGTGTGAGGAAAAAGTTGGATGTAGCAAGAATACTCGTCGAAGAGACACGCTCGGCGATAACGGAAGAAGTGAGGCGATCTCAAATTCTCACATCGATCGACCGACTCTTAAAAGCGATTTCAAAAGAAGATGAATATAAGGAACGCTATGAACCATAA
- a CDS encoding aspartate aminotransferase family protein: MSNKEEFIKEYNKFVITRYSEPFPLIIVKGNGVYLTDIEGKEYLDFWAGIATVNAGHNNPKIQEAVRKQMNELVHCSSQSYYTIPALELAKKIATIAPFQPCKTTFHTSGSEAIDVAIKMVRRYTKRHEILALQGCYHGRTYGAHSIGTPVSVYSKSYVMGPYAPGVVHVPAPYCYRCSLGYEYPRCNIQCAKMIEDIINFGSSRDIAAFIAEPILGVGGIVTPPDEYFQEVKKILDKFNIPFISDEVQTGFGRTGRMWGIETYNVKPDLMVLAKALGNGWPISAVVAHEQIGDSLEPGDHFSTWGANPVMCAAASATIDYIVENRLWENAKKMGELLMKRLKEMESKYDIIGEVRGKGLMIGVEIVKDKRTKEPLRDKCKEIRKRCADYGLVVGFGGFWANVIRIQPPLTIREEHVDKAMEAFERAVKEVKDM; this comes from the coding sequence TTGAGCAACAAAGAGGAATTCATAAAGGAGTATAATAAATTCGTGATAACACGCTATAGTGAGCCATTTCCTCTGATCATCGTTAAAGGAAATGGTGTTTATCTCACAGATATAGAAGGAAAGGAATACCTTGACTTCTGGGCTGGCATAGCTACGGTGAATGCTGGACATAATAACCCAAAGATTCAAGAAGCTGTGAGAAAACAGATGAATGAACTGGTACATTGCTCATCCCAGAGCTACTATACCATTCCAGCATTGGAGTTGGCGAAGAAGATCGCTACTATAGCACCTTTTCAACCATGCAAAACGACATTCCATACGAGTGGATCGGAAGCGATCGATGTAGCGATCAAGATGGTTAGAAGATACACGAAGAGGCATGAAATCCTCGCGTTACAGGGTTGTTACCATGGGAGGACTTATGGGGCACACTCGATCGGCACCCCGGTGAGTGTTTATTCAAAGTCGTACGTCATGGGCCCATACGCTCCCGGTGTCGTTCACGTACCCGCTCCCTATTGCTATCGCTGTAGTTTAGGTTATGAGTACCCTCGATGCAACATTCAATGTGCAAAGATGATCGAAGATATCATAAACTTCGGCTCTTCGAGAGATATAGCTGCATTCATCGCTGAGCCGATCCTTGGAGTTGGTGGGATCGTAACACCTCCCGATGAATACTTCCAAGAGGTTAAAAAGATCCTCGATAAGTTTAATATACCCTTCATATCGGATGAAGTCCAGACCGGTTTCGGTAGGACTGGAAGGATGTGGGGCATTGAGACTTATAATGTTAAGCCAGATTTGATGGTACTTGCAAAAGCATTGGGGAATGGTTGGCCAATCTCTGCTGTTGTTGCACATGAGCAGATCGGTGACTCTCTAGAACCTGGAGATCACTTCTCAACATGGGGAGCGAATCCAGTGATGTGTGCTGCAGCTTCTGCGACCATCGATTACATCGTGGAGAATAGATTATGGGAGAATGCGAAGAAGATGGGTGAATTACTGATGAAGAGGTTGAAAGAAATGGAGAGTAAGTACGATATCATAGGTGAAGTAAGGGGGAAGGGTCTGATGATCGGTGTTGAAATCGTTAAGGATAAAAGGACCAAAGAACCGCTACGTGATAAGTGTAAGGAGATTCGCAAACGTTGTGCCGATTATGGACTCGTGGTGGGCTTCGGAGGGTTCTGGGCCAACGTCATAAGAATTCAACCCCCACTAACGATTAGAGAGGAGCATGTCGATAAAGCTATGGAGGCCTTTGAAAGAGCAGTAAAGGAAGTCAAAGATATGTAG
- a CDS encoding Coenzyme F420 hydrogenase/dehydrogenase, beta subunit C-terminal domain has translation MTTVLKVRSFGSLISEVIKPGLCTGCGACVASCPILILTMKGDLPTIVDRCINCGICYAQCPQTNYSMEEFEKSLFGRVRRDDEPFGVYRSCFSARALNLDVRKGATHGGFVTALLLYMMDAGKIDGAILCSTSDSELWKAEPKVAVSREDIINSAGTKYTICPMILGLSRAVRELDKRNVAFVGTGHEIVAIRKSQLVKNEYWSLGDYVKLTIGLFCVERFSNRLIKEYIPSKGINPGEITKFHLTEDSFIIYSGDKVLLKTPIKELDPYVMPCCYKCSSSTADLADISAGGIGSEPGWTTVIIRSKRGEDLFNEALNAGYIEAKPLSQDGLNTIVEFSTSKRRSVKKGP, from the coding sequence ATGACGACGGTTCTAAAGGTAAGATCGTTCGGCTCTTTGATAAGTGAAGTCATTAAACCTGGTCTATGTACTGGTTGTGGTGCTTGTGTAGCCTCATGCCCCATTCTTATCTTAACTATGAAGGGTGATCTTCCGACGATCGTAGATAGGTGTATCAATTGTGGAATCTGTTACGCCCAATGTCCACAGACGAATTACTCAATGGAGGAATTCGAGAAGAGCTTATTTGGTAGAGTGAGGAGAGATGATGAGCCCTTCGGAGTTTATAGATCCTGCTTTTCGGCTAGGGCTTTAAACTTAGATGTTAGAAAGGGCGCTACTCATGGTGGTTTCGTCACCGCTCTGCTCCTATATATGATGGATGCTGGAAAGATCGATGGTGCGATTTTATGTTCGACGAGCGATTCTGAATTATGGAAGGCCGAACCTAAGGTCGCTGTGAGTAGAGAGGATATAATCAATAGCGCTGGTACAAAATATACGATTTGCCCAATGATTCTAGGTTTATCAAGGGCTGTAAGGGAGCTCGATAAGAGGAATGTGGCATTTGTAGGTACAGGCCATGAAATAGTAGCTATCAGAAAGTCCCAATTGGTAAAGAATGAATATTGGAGTTTGGGAGATTATGTCAAGTTGACCATCGGTCTATTCTGTGTAGAGCGTTTCTCTAATAGACTCATAAAAGAATATATTCCTAGTAAGGGCATCAATCCTGGCGAAATTACGAAGTTTCACTTAACCGAAGATAGCTTCATAATTTACAGTGGTGATAAAGTCTTACTTAAAACTCCCATCAAAGAATTGGATCCCTATGTGATGCCATGTTGCTATAAATGTTCATCATCAACGGCCGATCTGGCCGATATATCGGCAGGAGGTATAGGATCAGAACCGGGCTGGACCACAGTAATAATTCGAAGTAAACGAGGCGAGGACCTCTTTAATGAAGCCTTAAATGCGGGTTATATTGAAGCAAAACCCTTATCGCAAGATGGTCTCAATACGATCGTCGAATTCAGCACATCCAAAAGGAGATCGGTGAAGAAGGGTCCTTAA